DNA from Anaerobranca gottschalkii DSM 13577:
AGTTCTTTAAGAATATTAACTTGATTTTTCATGATTTCCTTAAGATAAGAGTTAGATAATTTTTTAATAAATCTCTGAAAAACTGAATATGAAGGCAAAGGCTTAAGAATATTAAAACCACAAAGATGAGCAATGATTAGATTATTTTCTAAAAAATCTTTTAGGTCAGTAATTTTTGCGAACTTCTCACATTTCATAACAATAAAGGCTCTAAAAAGAGCATGTTGAGAATAACCATTAGGACCATATTTAGAAGGAATCTTATCGGGTAATATAGATAAATCAAGGTTTTCAAAGATTTTGGTATAAAAATTGATAAGCTTTTGAGAAGTAAAAAGTTCAATTATATTAAATATTTCTTGACGTTGGTACATAGAGATTTCCTCCTTATTGTTTTTGTATTATGTGTGGTTATATAATATAATTCAACAAAAAGAGAGGAAATCCTATGACATAAATTTGAGTGATAAAAAAATTGTGGCCCTATCGGGCTAGTAAAATCAAGGTCTTTGAGTTATGCTCAAGGCTAGTATAAATAAAAATGGAGGTTATAAAATATGCGTAAAAAAATGTTTGCTATACTTATGGTTGGTATTAGTGTTGTTTTTGCAGTTATAGGATTGCACATATACAATAAAAGGTCACTACTGCCACCAGATGGACTGTATTTTAATATGACAAATGGCTATTTGGCATTTACAAGAGATGAAAAATTAGTAATTCCTTTGTTCGTAACTTCAGTCCATAAGAGAAATGTTAATCCTTTAGAGAATAGTACTTCATTTGCCTTGATAACAGAGTCTGGAAATGAAGTAGAAATATTGTTAGAGAAAGATGAAATACAGAAATTATATGATAGTAAGAATAAATATACCCAAACGGTAATTAATGTGTCTATCAAAGAAGCATCTACTTATTTAGGTGAAAGAGAAGTTTTTACAGCAATTAAATATGTTGATAATAATAAAGTTATAATTAGAAATATTGGTAAAATTATAGTTGATTTTTTAGATCAAAGTAATGATGAAAAAATTGTAATAAATAATAATATGCTTTTTAGAAATTCTGCTATGGAAAAGTTGATATTCGAAATCGATTATGAGATCAAAAATTATTATGATGAAGATCTTTATATAACTGACGTATATTTTGAGATAGAAGGTATAAAAGCAGATTTAGACACAATTACTTATGATGATATAAATGATCTAAAAAAACAAGTTAAGATTGATGTGATTGAGAGTGAAAGTGCAAACAATCAATTTTTATCATATATACTAAAACCGAAGATTTTATGGAAAGTAGGAGAGAATACAGGAATTAATACCGTTAACAATGCAGCAATATATGTTTCATCATCAAATGAAGAAAATTTAATAAAATATTTAAAGGAGTATAATAAAGGACAAAATGATAAAGGTAATTAATTTAACAAAAGAATATTTAGTTGGAAAAGTAAAGGTTTTAGCAGTAGATGATATAACCTACGAGTTCGATAAATGAAGGAATACATTGCAAAATAAGTTCTGTTTTATTTGACTTTGACAATTACTATGAAGTTGAAAAGGAAGCCTTAAAATTATTGGATAATAATTATCAGGTATATTATAAACAAGAAATGATAGAAGAGCTTCATAAAGAGGTATTGCTATATAATATCGTGCTAATAATCGCTGGATTTTTTATATTAATTGCAACAGTTATGACATTAATATCTACCCTTAATATATCATTTAAAGAGAGAATAAAATTTTTTGGATTATTAAAATCTGTTGGATTTAACAATAAGAACATTTTTAGTATTTGCATATTACAGAGTATTATTATTTGCTTAATAGGTAGCTTAGTAGGAACTATTTTATCATTACTAATTAGTAAACATATAGGTCTCTATTTAGCAAAATTATTGATTCTTAGAGACACAGATATGATTAGTAGCGATATATTTGCAGTTAATATAAATCATGCAATGCTGGCAATATTAATTTTATTTTTTACAAGTTTAGTTTCAGCTTTATTGCCTGCAATAAAATGTGCTTATTTAAGCCCTATTGAAGCACTTTCTAGAGAAAAGTAGGTGAAATATGATAATATATGATTATATTGCTTTAGGTCTTAAAAATTTGAAAATTAACTTAATAAGAACGTTTTTAGCAATGTCAATTATTTCAATTGGTGTATTTTTAATATTGATATTTAATGCTATGAATAACACTATGATACAGATAAGAGAAGTTAAAACAGATGCTGAGATTGATTTAAGACAAATAACAATAAATGGTTATAAACTAAACAAATTACCTCAAGGAGAAATTGAAGTAGTTTTTGAAGGTATTGATATACAGGATATGAAGGAAATAAAACAGCTTAACGAAGTTAAGGGTGTGTATCCAAAATATCGTATAATAGACATTTTAACAATAGATTCATTTAATCCCCAATATGGTTTTGATAAATTAGTAATTGGAGGATTAGAAATCTATAGTATAGATTTATGGGGCTTAAATAATGAGTTGGATTTTTTTGATATTGGGAAAATTGAAAGAGAAAAAATTAAAAATCCTGACTTTGAAGCTATTGTTGTAGGCCGTGAATTTGATAGAAATACAAATGAATTTGAAATAATTGTTCCTCATCTATTTTTATATAAGCTAAGTGAATATAATGATAAACCAATATTTGAATTAGTCGATGAATATGTGTCATTATATATTAATGGTATTGAAGTGCCGGTAAAGATAGTAGGGACTTATTCCCATAAAATGAATCCAAACAATTCATGGATTAATGAAACATCTTTAGAAAATTTGTCAATAGAAGACTTATATTATTGTTTTGATTTTGATAAAATATTACTTTTTTTACCAGTTTTTATAAATGAAACATTGGCAAGGGAGATAATTCTTCGTAGCAATTCTCAAACAAGTGAATATAAGTATACCCCACAGGAAGTCATTATAACATTAGAAGACATTTCACAAGTAGAAGAGGTTAGTGAATACATAGAAAGTAATTATAATTATTATGTTAAATCGAAAATATTAGAAGCAAAAATAGCAATAAACTCATTATTTTTTTACAGAAAAGTATTGGGCTTGATAGGTGTAT
Protein-coding regions in this window:
- a CDS encoding transposase, translated to MYQRQEIFNIIELFTSQKLINFYTKIFENLDLSILPDKIPSKYGPNGYSQHALFRAFIVMKCEKFAKITDLKDFLENNLIIAHLCGFNILKPLPSYSVFQRFIKKLSNSYLKEIMKNQVNILKEL
- a CDS encoding ABC transporter permease, with protein sequence MDNNYQVYYKQEMIEELHKEVLLYNIVLIIAGFFILIATVMTLISTLNISFKERIKFFGLLKSVGFNNKNIFSICILQSIIICLIGSLVGTILSLLISKHIGLYLAKLLILRDTDMISSDIFAVNINHAMLAILILFFTSLVSALLPAIKCAYLSPIEALSREK
- a CDS encoding ABC transporter permease; this encodes MIIYDYIALGLKNLKINLIRTFLAMSIISIGVFLILIFNAMNNTMIQIREVKTDAEIDLRQITINGYKLNKLPQGEIEVVFEGIDIQDMKEIKQLNEVKGVYPKYRIIDILTIDSFNPQYGFDKLVIGGLEIYSIDLWGLNNELDFFDIGKIEREKIKNPDFEAIVVGREFDRNTNEFEIIVPHLFLYKLSEYNDKPIFELVDEYVSLYINGIEVPVKIVGTYSHKMNPNNSWINETSLENLSIEDLYYCFDFDKILLFLPVFINETLAREIILRSNSQTSEYKYTPQEVIITLEDISQVEEVSEYIESNYNYYVKSKILEAKIAINSLFFYRKVLGLIGVFILIIALVSTTNTMFMVLRERVRYIGILKSLGFKKQEVLAILSVESMLIGFFGGIIGVFIAYVCKFLISLVLRNILAQTEMYQYVIFGLNSRFVVYAIIGSTIIAFISGIVPAIIGSKLQPLDALQK